From the Gavia stellata isolate bGavSte3 chromosome 22, bGavSte3.hap2, whole genome shotgun sequence genome, one window contains:
- the CRLF3 gene encoding cytokine receptor-like factor 3, producing the protein MEAEAEARLLLQEARESIEAARSYRRELEQRLRGLQQARKQIRESATLTRDVLEQHFNDLKGTLKKLLDERLMSLLQEVDAIEQESIKPLDECQKLIEHGVSTADDLLREGESAVHGDVGQQNEKLCSFTKKALHIQLDSLPEVPSLVDVPCLSAQLDDCLLTILKNQIFRHGTVASRPPVQLEEFVEKPGGILVRWCKVDDDFIPQDYRLQYRKSTASHFEDVYVGSETEFIVLHIDPNVDYQFRVCARGDGRQEWSPWSVPQIGHTTLVPHEWTTGLEGYSLSSRRNIALRNDSQSCGVLYSKAPTYFCGQTLTFRIETVGQPDRRDSLGVCVEQQNGYDSLQRDKAVCISTNGAVFVNGKEMTNQLPAVTSGSTVTFDMEVVQLGPSSTEGGNFKLRVTISSNNREVVFDWVLDQCCVSLYFGCSFSYPGWKVLVF; encoded by the exons ATGGAGGCCGAGGCCGAGGCGCGGCTCCTCTTGCAGGAGGCTCGGGAGAGCATCGAGGCGGCGCGGAGCTACCGGCGGGAGCTGGAGCAGCGGCTGCGGGGCCTGCAGCAGGCGCGAAAGCAG ATCAGAGAAAGTGCAACATTGACCAGAGATGTACTTGAGCAACATTTTAATGATTTGAAAGGGACCCTAAAGAAACTGTTGGATGAGCGACTGATGTCACTGCTGCAGGAAGTGGATGCTATAGAACAAGAGAGCATCAAACCCTTGGATGAGTGCCAGAAGCTAATAGAGCACGGAGTCAGTACAGCCGATGATCTGCTCCGGGAAG GAGAGAGTGCAGTCCATGGAGATGTGGGACAACAGAATGAGAAACTGTGCAGCTTTACAAAAAAAGCTTTACATATTCAGCTAGATAG CTTACCAGAAGTGCCCTCCTTGGTTGACGTGCCTTGTTTATCTGCCCAGTTGGATGACTGCCTTCTCACTATattgaaaaatcaaatattCAGACATGGAACTGTGGCATCTCGCCCACCTGTACAGCTAGAGGAATTTGTTGAGAAGCCTGGAGGTATTTTAGTCCGATGGTGTAAG GTGGATGATGACTTCATACCACAAGATTACAGACTGCAATATCGTAAGAGTACTGCCAGTCACTTTGAAGATGTATATGTCGGCTCGGAGACAGAGTTCATAGTGCTGCATATTGATCCTAATGTTGATTACCAGTTCAGAGTCTGTGCCCGAGGAGATGGACGTCAAGAGTGGAGTCCGTGGAGTGTTCCTCAGATCGGCCATACCACGCTAGTTCCCCATG aatgGACAACTGGTTTGGAGGGTTACAGCTTGAGCAGTCGAAGAAACATAGCACTTCGAAATGATTCTCAGTCATGCGGTGTGCTCTACTCCAAAGCTCCTACTTACTTCTGTGGGCAGACATTAACATTCAG AATTGAAACCGTGGGACAGCCAGACAGACGAGACAGCCTAGGAGTGTGTGTGGAGCAGCAGAACGGCTATGATTCTTTGCAGCGGGATAAAGCTGTATGCATTAGCACAAACG GGGCAGTATTTGTAAATGGAAAAGAGATGACAAACCAACTGCCTGCTGTTACTTCTGGATCGACTGTGACGTTTGACATGGAAGTTGTGCAGTTAGGGCCTTCCAGCACCGAGGGAGGAAACTTCAAGCTTAGAGTAACCATTAGCTCTAACAACAGGGAAGTGGTCTTTGACTGGGTACTTGATCAATGCTgtgtttctttgtattttggatGTTCATTTTCATACCCAGGCTGGAAAGTTTTGGTGTTTTAG
- the ATAD5 gene encoding ATPase family AAA domain-containing protein 5 — protein sequence MVGRVAVAAAAASLPGKDGDAQPCKKRREEETSVKTITRYFSPLAKPVDKVLSPPKPNNILDYFKKTSVTEKATLPVVAGENKTPLDADDEDCKSPFKPPLKRMRKGKRVNLNNKLRKMKVSENEREIEISSDDSRETTGLKQDSNDLTATCTLVDQQCVRELAEDNVQRENFPTKNAKKVGSEINGTKNKIRKSRKRKHKVNMDLSESFSSENQLNEKCKKETEDKKKVVSPTIAECDVTISDSSFEVRTDDKTLQVNNSTITVSFEDFLKSQGENNVDHVEEGTKPTMDNSTANEMDKSDSISDPEKCEESQQLPLRTVTVLAQVHSIPPKLAPLHKEQKGSRKIASIFLKQKGCVGEKESSPPLLDSEQTEQVTQKRKSNVVIEEEELELAVLETAGSDSLKPKCTLEERHQFMKAFRQPTSDGIKSGVKKAPGKQKQATGKSSKEKEGPEDDIASNKGLESRLPEDYVDKYAHSSPENSRTKTKRPKKFQRKGNRRRKASETKETNVSNTSNYNEDEDLGANVLTKENTLDVRISSSPKVNELRRSLRQKKIKTTENVTPKKTRIRNTFPEDELSGCPFQTSTPKASKRSLKQSNVYKAEVITVPFDGNSPIRMRFTRINATTKSNKAEAMKNEEFNSKNIKISSTSKNISKAKQLIEKAKAIRHNRSKVNEDLPTPVRRSSRQRALAEKKKLQENEESVVILDSSLSNATTTVQNVKQKNLRSLNDVLGKKSRNLKVTKNSNGKLGYPPSFLGRNGQNSAGEPIVIFDESSQDASENSQDDDQFKAKREFLMSGLPESLKRQIAKKAAAMEAYSLASSCFKTVVHVQQKDDCYPMWKLKSPSCPLLTKLRKLNTEVTNVTKITLSLGEFSTVNSKLTGSCSAPVLSGHRPVFPDTFRKDLLDEIMSSNSQFPVRKYFNKFLKKQMERLGFENSIQESRDGTANSEVSQKHSDNWKETKRKRKETEDHKSKRRKQNEGTETEIKSRVSRNLISPISGEKQAETGQAMHLGKNKTQKPDVVTEDTEYLSEPNALSGVEKEDMLWTEKYHPQDSSELVGNKKEIERLHSWLKEWKKRADWEEKRNQKGEKEDEEHQDSLDSLDFKDNKSDIEEETSLCNTVLITGPPGVGKTAAVYACAQELGFKIFEVNASCQRSGRQILSQLKEATQSHQVDKKGINAHKPCFFNSCSSAKSPKKMYSPKKVISPRKPPLSPKGSGLKRSLPHKTLANYFKISSKRKCNDGAVTSQEKNKGNTQNSCEEKKDAQIKSINKEAEGGEHNRKSATSLILFEEVDIIFDEDAGFLSAIKTFMATAKRPVILTTNDPTFSLMFDGYFEEINFRTPSLINAASYLQVLCLAENLRTDVTDLAALLTTNNCDIRQSVLYLQFWIKSGGGCLKDKCLAHHGGDETNKADHLINSEKTTDSKIDFSQADARLREFPKCDTGCVETLLGLKNILLPSEDLLTFLKHKTTTMEKWNKLMQLLTEFQMKKVDFIYSNLELILPLPVQVLSNQSEASNSILERTTVVSSKNRSTNSYRPGKKSKKTKNQKRLDILDDSDLFDTGLNYSAEFITLPSDSPTSCAEVNKEESKLLMNKEEEEIKTKTSANEKRSALVFQCLNSLTEFVDNMSFLDCCVNTNTKEPLEFSKDEAFNWTNGKIKNGLCDEFSIESTDWWSSQSCSEIKAAIEALNFNKCSVNISQKLESSLSTSKTPESDQLEGLTLHISNTRNHVSFSQSADSSIHKKAQKRLAVIRTVFSRSPLNLGNKQASILEYLPTLRSICRSEKLKEQGKTKRRFLHYLEAIHLEIPRQMINGLSLDFP from the exons ATGGTGGGCAGGGTCGCCGTGGCCGCGGCGGCCGCCTCCCTCCCCGGGAAAGACGGCGACGCTCAG CCATGCAAGAAACGGCGAGAGGAAGAGACTTCTGTAAAAACAATCACCAGATATTTTTCACCGTTAGCAAAACCAGTGGATAAAGTGTTGTcaccaccaaaacccaacaatatattggattattttaaaaagacatccGTAACTGAGAAAGCTACATTACCAGTTGtagctggagaaaataaaacaccatTGGATGCTGATGACGAAGACTGTAAGTCACCTTTTAAACCACCTTTAAAGCggatgaggaaggggaagagagttaatttaaataataagcTAAGAAAGATGAAAGTATCTGAGAATGAACGTGAAATAGAAATTAGTAGTGATGACAGCAGAGAAACAACAGGACTGAAACAAGACAGTAATGACCTTACTGCTACTTGTACTTTAGTTGACCAACAATGTGTAAGAGAATTAGCAGAAGATAATGTGCAAAGAGAGAACTTCCccacaaaaaatgcaaagaaagttggttctgaaataaatggaacaaaaaataAGATAAGAAAATCAAGGAAAAGGAAGCACAAAGTAAATATGGACTTGTCTGAAAGTTTTTCATCTGAAAACCAACTGAATGAAAAGtgtaaaaaggaaactgaagatAAGAAAAAGGTGGTATCTCCTACAATAGCAGAGTGTGACGTTACTATTAGCGACTCCAGTTTTGAAGTTCGTACGGATGATAAGACATTGCAGGTAAATAACAGTACAATAACAGTGTCATTTGAGGACTTCTTGAAGAGTCAGGGAGAAAATAATGTAGATCATGTTGAAGAAGGCACAAAGCCAACAATGGACAATTCTACAGCAAATGAAATGGACAAAAGTGATAGTATTAGTGACCCAGAAAAGTGTGAGGAATCTCAACAGCTACCACTTAGAACAGTAACTGTCCTTGCACAAGTTCATTCTATTCCCCCAAAATTAGCTCCTTTACATAAGGAGCAAAAAGGCTCTAGGAAAATAGCTTCCatttttttgaagcagaaagGATGTgtaggggaaaaagaaagtagcCCACCCCTCTTGGACAGTGAACAAACTGAACAGGttactcagaaaagaaaatctaatgTAGTTATTGAGGAAGAAGAATTGGAGTTAGCTGTACTAGAGACTGCAGGGTCAGATTCTTTGAAGCCAAAATGTACTCTGGAAGAAAGGCATCAGTTTATGAAGGCGTTTAGACAACCAACATCAGATGGAATAAAAAGTGGAGTTAAAAAGGcacctggaaaacaaaagcaagccaCTGGaaagtcttcaaaagaaaaagaaggaccTGAAGATGACATTGCTTCAAATAAAGGATTAGAAAGCAGATTACCAGAAGATTACGTGGACAAATACGCACATTCTAGTCCTGAGAACAGTAGAACTAAAACCAAAAGACCTAAAAAgtttcagagaaaaggaaacagaagaaggaaggctTCAGAAACTAAGGAAACTAATGTCTCAAATACTAGCAATTATAATGAAGATGAGGATTTGGGAGCTAATGTTCTTACTAAGGAAAACACCTTAGATGTAAGAATTTCATCAAGTCCAAAAGTGAATGAGTTAAGGAGGAGTTtaaggcagaagaaaatcaaaacaacagaaaatgttacaCCTAAAAAAACCAGGATTAGAAATACCTTTCCTGAAGATGAATTAAGTGGCTGTCCTTTTCAGACTTCTACACCAAAAGCAAGCAAGCGATCCTTGAAGCAAAGCAACGTGTATAAAGCCGAGGTGATTACAGTGCCCTTTGATGGAAACAGCCCAATAAG AATGAGGTTTACACGTATCAATGCAACTACAAAATCAAATAAAGctgaagcaatgaaaaatgaagagttTAACTCCAAAAATATAAAG ATAAGCTCTACTTCTAAAAATATATCTAAAGCGAAACAGCTGATTGAAAAAGCAAAGGCTATACGGCATAATAGATCAAAGGTTAATGAAGACTTACCAACTCCTGTGAGGCGCTCATCTCGACAGCGAGCtcttgctgaaaagaaaaaattacaagaaaatgaa GAATCGGTAGTAATTTTAGATTCAAGCCTGAGTAATGCCACTACTACAGTGCAGAATGTGAAGCAAAAGAATCTTCGGAGCTTAAAtgatgttttggggaaaaagtcTAGAAACTTGAAGGTTACAAAGAACTCAAATG gaaaactgggATATCCACCTTCCTTCCTAGGCAGAAATGGTCAAAACTCTGCAGGTGAACCAATTGTGATCTTTGATGAAAGCAG CCAAGATGCATCTGAAAATTCTCAAGATGATGATCAGTTCAAAGCAAAACGTGAATTCTTGATGAGTGGATTGCCAGAGTCACTGAAAAGACAGATTGCAAAGAAGGCAGCAGCTATGGAAGCATACTCTCTTGCAAGTTCCTGTTTTAAGACTGTTGTCCATGTACAGCAGAAGGATGACT GTTATCCAATGTGGAAATTGAAATCACCTTCGTGTCCTCTATTAACTAAGCTAAGGAAACTGAATACTGAAGTCACTAACGTCACAAAAATCACTCTCTCACTTGGTGAATTTTCCACGGTGAATTCAAAACTAACTGGAAGCTGTTCTGCACCTGTG CTTTCTGGCCACCGACCAGTTTTTCCTGATACATTCAGGAAGGATTTACTAGATGAGATCATGTCTTCTAATTCTCAATTTCCTGTGAGAAAATACTTCAACAAgtttctgaaaaagcaaatggaaCGGTTGGGTTTTGAAAACAGTATACAAG aaagCAGAGATGGCACTGCAAATTCTGAGGTAAGTCAGAAACATTCTGACAATTGGAAGGAAActaagaggaaaaggaaagaaacagaagaccacaaatcaaaaagaagaaaacaaaatgaaggtaCAGAGACTGAAATAAAATCCAGAGTTTCCAGGAACCTTATTTCTCCCATAtctggagaaaaacaagcagagacAGGACAAGCCatgcatttgggaaaaaacaaGACCCAGAAACCAGATGTTGTGACAGAAGACACTGAATATTTATCAGAGCCAAATGCACTTTCAG GTGTTGAAAAGGAAGACATGCTCTGGACAGAAAAATATCATCCTCAAGATTCCAGTGAACTTGTAGGgaacaagaaagaaattgaaaggcTACACAG TTGGctaaaagaatggaaaaaaagagctgattgggaagaaaaaagaaatcagaagggggaaaaggaggatgAAGAGCATCAAG ATTCTTTGGACAGCCTTGACTTTAAAGATAATAAATCTGATATTGAGGAAGAGACTAGCCTTTGCAATACAGTTCTGATAACTGGCCCACCAGGAGTTGGGAAAACTGCTGCAGTATATGCTTGTGCTCAGGAACTTGGTTTTAAG ATATTCGAAGTCAATGCCTCTTGCCAGCGTAGCGGTAGACAGATACTTTCTCAACTAAAAGAAGCTACTCAGTCTCATCAAGTGGACAAAAAAGGCATTAATGCACATAAGCCTTGCTTTTTTAACAGTTGTAGCAGTGCCAAGTCACCAA aaaaaatgtattctcCAAAGAAAGTTATTTCACCAAGAAAACCTCCACTGTCACCAAAAGGCTCAGGATTAAAACGAAGCTTGCCCCATAAAACACTTGCAAACTATTTCAAAATTTCTTCCAAACGTAAATGTAATGATGGAGCAGTAACatctcaagaaaaaaacaaag GAAATACTCAGAATTcatgtgaagaaaagaaagatgctcAAATTAAGTCAATaaacaaagaagcagaaggaggagAACACAACAGAAAAAGTGCAACATCTCTCATTCTTTTTGAAGAG GTAGATATAATATTTGATGAAGATGCAGGATTTCTAAGTGCAATAAAGACATTCATGGCAACTGCAAAGAGACCTGTAATTCTTACTACCAATG ATCCAACATTCAGCTTAATGTTTGATGGCTATTTTGAAGAGATCAACTTTAGAACCCCTTCCTTG ATAAATGCTGCTAGCTATCTTCAAGTGCTGTGTCTGGCTGAGAATCTACGAACAGATGTAACAGACTTAGCTGCTCTGTTAACCACAAATAATTGTGATATCAGACAAAGTGTTCTGTACTTACAATTTTGGATTAAAAGTGGAGGCGGATGCTTGAAAGACAAATGTTTGGCACATCATG GAGGAGATGAGACTAATAAAGCCGATCACTTAATTAATTCTGAAAAGACTACTGATTCCAAGATTGATTTTTCTCAAGCTGATGCACGTCTTCGGGAGTTTCCAAAATGTGATACAGGCTGTGTAGAGACGTTGCTTGGCCTTAAGAATATCCTGTTGCCTTCAGAAGATTTGCTTACATTTCTTAAG caCAAAACCACAACCATGGAGAAATGGAATAAATTGatgcagcttctcacagaattCCAGATGAAGAAAGTGGATTTTATATATAGTAATCTTGAACTTATTCTTCCCTTACCAGTGCAAGTTCTTTCAAACCAGTCTGAAGCCTCTAACTCTATACTTGAAAGGACTACTGTAGTTTCTTCGAAAAACAGATCTACTAACAGTTACCGCCCTggaaaaaagtctaaaaagACAAAGAACCAGAAAAGGCTTGATATATTGGATGATAGTGACTTATTTGATACTGGACTGAACTATTCAGCTGAATTCATAACTTTGCCATCGGATAGTCCTACGTCATGTGCTGAAGTGAATAAAGAGGAATCAAAATTGTTGATgaataaagaagaagaagaaattaaaactaaaacctcagcaaatgagaaaaggtctgctcttgtttttcagtgtcTGAATTCACTGACTGAATTTGTGGATAACATGTCTTTTTTGGATTGCTGTGTAAACACTAACACCAAGGAACCACTAGAGTTTTCTAAAGATGAAGCATTTAACTGGACAAACGGCAAAATCAAAAATGGTCTTTGTGATGAATTCAGTATAGAAAGTACTGATTGGTGGAGTTCCCAGAGCTGTAGTGAAATAAAGGCAGCTATTGAAGCGCTCAATTTTAACAAGTGTTCTGTTAATATTTCGCAAAAGTTGGAATCCTCTTTGAGTACCAGTAAAACACCTGAAAGTGATCAACTGGAGGGACTTACTTTGCATATTTCAAACACAAGAAATCATGTATCCTTCAGTCAGTCGGCTGATTCAAG CATTCacaaaaaagcacagaagaggCTGGCAGTCATCAGAACTGTATTTTCCAGAAGTCCTTTAAACCTGGGCAATAAGCAAGCCAGCATACTTGAATACCTCCCCACTCTTCGCAGTATCTGTAGGTCTGAGAAGCTTAAAGAGCAAGGAAAGACTAAAAGAAG GTTCCTGCATTATCTTGAAGCGATTCATCTCGAAATACCCAGACAAATGATAAACGGTCTGTCTTTGGACTTCCCTTAA